From Anopheles arabiensis isolate DONGOLA chromosome 3, AaraD3, whole genome shotgun sequence, a single genomic window includes:
- the LOC120902339 gene encoding protein lethal(2)k10201, with amino-acid sequence MEYTAKETVLSLLQRYADGPRSKDDEFFREGNFYLKPFAKLGVLSKFPLDDTEPEDDGIEISCNVPDCNFFCHSVMDYEAHYNAQHRYTCGQCKKSLPNAHLLDLHLSETHDSYFAAQVQSASRAMYACFLEECKHRSKDPAERRDHCIREHRFPHNFRFDMQQRASQPNKSDKQPKATVAMETESAAGGMTSPPAEEPTQLIAPKCRKNFSFGHPQQRTFKTKAKATGGSTKPSAAKCDILESNQMVIDLLDSLPQE; translated from the exons ATGGAGTACACTGCTAAAGAAACGGTGCTAAGCCTGCTGCAGCGCTACGCTGACGGTCCGCGGAGCAAGGATGATGAGTTCTTTCGGGAGGGAAACTTTTACCTCAAGCCATTCGCAAAGCTGGGAGTGTTGAGCAAATTTCCTTTGGATGACACGGAACCTGAAGATGACGGCAT CGAGATCAGCTGCAACGTGCCGGATTGTAACTTTTTCTGCCATTCGGTCATGGATTATGAGGCGCACTACAATGCCCAGCATCGGTACACGTGCGGTCAGTGCAAAAAGTCGCTCCCGAATGCTCACCTGCTCGATCTGCACCTGTCGGAAACGCACGACTCCTACTTTGCAGCACAGGTCCAATCGGCAAGCCGTGCAATG TACGCTTGCTTTTTAGAGGAATGTAAACACCGCAGCAAAGATCCGGCTGAGCGTCGAGATCACTGCATCCGCGAGCACCGGTTCCCGCACAACTTCCGGTTCGATATGCAACAACGCGCCAGCCAACCGAACAAATCAGACAAACAGCCGAAAGCGACAGTCGCGATGGAGACGGAAAGTGCTGCCGGCGGCATGACGTCACCCCCCGCCGAAGAGCCGACCCAACTGATCGCACCAAAGTGTAGGAAAAATTTCTCCTTTGGCCATCCACAGCAGCGTACGTTTAAAACGAAAGCGAAAGCGACCGGTGGCAGTACTAAACCGAGCGCCGCCAAGTGTGATATACTGGAAAGCAACCAAATGGTGATCGATCTGCTGGATAGCCTTCCGCAGGAATAA